A stretch of the Candidatus Zixiibacteriota bacterium genome encodes the following:
- a CDS encoding NADH-quinone oxidoreductase subunit A — protein sequence MRCCEPANLGHAVVADFAAVAIFLVLGAALVLFLFLLSRLIRPAAPNPIKLSTYECGETPIGSGWIQFNVRFYIFCLIFVIFDVEVVFLFPWAIVFQSLGMFAFVEMVVFVAILLFGLYYAWRKGFLRWY from the coding sequence ATGAGATGTTGTGAACCGGCGAACTTGGGACACGCTGTGGTGGCGGATTTTGCGGCGGTCGCGATCTTTCTCGTCCTCGGGGCGGCGCTGGTTCTCTTTCTCTTCTTGCTGTCCCGACTGATCCGTCCGGCCGCTCCCAATCCGATCAAACTCTCCACTTATGAATGCGGCGAGACGCCGATCGGGTCGGGGTGGATTCAGTTCAATGTCCGCTTCTACATCTTCTGTCTGATCTTTGTCATTTTTGACGTCGAAGTCGTCTTCCTGTTCCCGTGGGCGATTGTCTTTCAATCGCTGGGAATGTTCGCGTTTGTCGAGATGGTGGTCTTCGTCGCCATCCTGTTGTTCGGGCTGTATTACGCGTGGCGCAAGGGGTTCCTGCGGTGGTATTAG